DNA sequence from the Phragmitibacter flavus genome:
GATTGGTGGGACTTATGGTAGGGTGGGTAAGTTTGTAGATCATGACTTCCTCGTAGTCAGTGAGGTCGTCGTTGTCGGTGTCGATGGCGTAGGGATCGGTGCCAAGTCCTTGGACGGAGCCGAAGCCGATTTCCTGGAGGTCGGTAAGGCCGTCGCTGTCGCTGTCGGCGTTGTTCCAGGGGTCGGTTGGATAGGCGTCGTTGGAATCGATGATGCCGTCGCCATCGGTGTCAGGTTCAGTGCTGTCGTTGATGCCATTGTAGTTCCAGTCGTCCCACAACGATGAGTCATACGGGTGGGAGTCGGCGATATCTTCGTAGGCATCGCCATCGGAATTTTAAGTATTGGTTTCTTGATCATCATTGACCCCGTTGTAGTTCCAGTCGTTCCACAAAAGATTGTCACCAACATGACTGTCGAATGAGTCGGGGACACCATCGCCATCAAGGTCCCATTGATCCCACAGCGATGAGTCCCAAGGGTGCGAGTCGTAAGAGTCGTCGTAACCATCGCCATCGGAATCGTAAGTGTAGTTTTCTTGATCGTCGTTGACGCCGTTGTTGTTCCAGTCATTCCAAAGGGAACTGTCATCGGGATGACTGTCCGAGCCATTTTGATAGCCGTCGAGATCATTGTCGTGCATCGAGTATTCGTTTGACGCATCCGTGGCATCACTCACTCCATTGCGATTCCAGTCATCCCAAAGACTCGCATTGATTGGGTCGCTGTCGTCCTGATTGTGCGCCCCATCGTTGTCGGCATCGTAGTAGCTCGAAAACCAAAACATCTGAGCGATGAGGTCGATGTAGTTGACCGTATAACATTGATAAAATTCGTCGTGATCCGAAAATCCATTGTTATTGCTGTCCCATTGCCAGGGGTTGGTCTGGGAAAGGTCGCGTTCGTCGCGGTCGGTCAATCCATCGCCATCTGAGTCGATGGAGTAGGGGTCGGAACCGAAGGTTACTTCTTCGGCGTTGGTGAGTTGGTCGCCGTCGCTGTCGATTGCCCACCAGTTGTCATTGGGGTCAGTGGGGTTGTCGTGTTCTTCCGGATCCCCATCCCCGTTAGAGTCGTGTTGGTAGGAATTGACGACGGGGAGGGGCTGCAAGGTCCAGAAGAAAGTGCAAAGGAGTTGCAGGGCAGCGACCCAGCGGGAGCGGAAGTGAATCAGGAATTGGTTATCTTTTTGAGGGAGTGATACCTGATTCATGAAGAAAAAAAGGTTAATCCATATCGGGGATTTCCGCGATGAAATCAGATTTGGATTGGAGTGTCGAGAATATTTGCTAGCGAGAGAAAGTTTTCTAAGGAACGTAAAGATCATTCGAATTAAACCATCGTGTTTCATTTTCGCCCGTGCAATATGCCTCGGGGACCCCCGCTAAATTATTTACCGGAGGAAAAAGTTACCGCGCGCGATGCCGGATGCTTTAGCAATGTCTGCCCGCCGCTTTAAAATGAACGGAAATTCCTTTGGGGGACCGCTTCCAAGGGACGACCATCTGTCATTCACGACAATGCTGTAAAATCACAACCCCGTCAAAAACGGATTTCCCACCCGCTCATCCCCCACCGTCGTTTCCCCACCATGCCCCGGCAACACCCGCGTCTCATCCGGTAGCGTCAGCACCTTGGTTTTTATCCCCTCCATCAACAGCGCGGAACTTCCGTTCGGAAAATCTGTCCGCCCGACCCCGCCCTCAAACAGCACATCGCCCCCAAACCAAAGCCCCAGCTCCCCCTGGTAAAACGTCACGCTGTCCAGCGAATGCCCAGGCACATGCGCCAGCTTCCACTTCAATCCCGCCACCTCGATCTCATCACGTCCCTCCAAAATCTCGTCCACTTCAAAGGCCGCCACCTCAAACCGCGTCCCGCTCACAAACCCCATCAAGAACTCCAGCGTCAGTTCCCGCGAGAACTCCGCAAACGAATACACTTTGGCCCCAAACTCTTTCTGCACCGCCGCCGCATCCTGGCAATGATCAAAATGCTGATGCGTCAGCAGCAACGCCTCCACCGACATCACCCCGCTTTTCTTCACCCACGCCGCAAATCCTTCCGGTGCATCCACCACAAAGTTCCCCTGCGATGACTCTACCAGATAACCATTTGTCTGCGCAATCCCACCCGTAAAACACGAAATATGAACCATATAGCTCGCATAGAGTCGGAAAGCGTTGGACAATTCAATACGAAAAAGCGACAATTCCGTCGTTTTTCTCACTCGTTGCAACGTATCTTCACTATCAAACCTGCCGAGCATATGCGCAAAGCCCCATCGCTTCTTCCCGTGGCGGCCATTCTGGCCCTTTTAAGCGCAACCCCTTCTCCCGCTCCTGCCGAGACCAATTATGGCTCCATCGCCATGAACGTGGCCCGCATGTTGGAAGGTCACCACTACTCGCAGCAGTCCTTTGACTCCAGCATGTCCCAGCGGGTCCTTGATGGCTACCTCAACCTGCT
Encoded proteins:
- a CDS encoding MBL fold metallo-hydrolase; translated protein: MSNAFRLYASYMVHISCFTGGIAQTNGYLVESSQGNFVVDAPEGFAAWVKKSGVMSVEALLLTHQHFDHCQDAAAVQKEFGAKVYSFAEFSRELTLEFLMGFVSGTRFEVAAFEVDEILEGRDEIEVAGLKWKLAHVPGHSLDSVTFYQGELGLWFGGDVLFEGGVGRTDFPNGSSALLMEGIKTKVLTLPDETRVLPGHGGETTVGDERVGNPFLTGL